DNA from Aliarcobacter skirrowii CCUG 10374:
TCATCACGGCGTACTTCAGGTGATAAATTTCCATAAATTACAGATACGGAATATTTTTTTTGCAGTTTTTGTTTTAGTTTTAAAACCTCGGCTCTTGAAAATGCTATTAAAGCAGTTCCATTTTCAAGTTTATCAAGTGGTGTCCATTTTGGTAAAACTCTTAATTCATTTTTTCTTTTATGTCTTATGATATTTAAATCTTCACCCAAATATGAGGCTATTTTTTTAACAGCATCAAGCGCATTTACACTTCCTGTCATAATAACTTTTTTTGCAGGAACTCCAATAATAGCATTTACCCAAGCCCAACCTCTATCAATATCTTCAAGCATTTGAACTTCATCAATAATGGCAACATCAACTTCAAGGTCAAAATCTATCATCTCAATTGTTGAGCAAATATGAGCTGCTTCTTCATTTAAAATCTGCTCTTCACCTGTGATTAATGAAGCATCAATATTTGACTCTTTTAAATCTTCATACCCTTCAAGTGCCAAAAGCCTCAAAGGTGCAAGATATAATCCACTATTTGCCTCTTTTAATTTTTTCATAGCATTATATGTTTTTCCACTATTTGTTGGTCCTACATAAAACTCTAATTCTCTTTTTATAGTTCTTGCTAGTGGATAAAGTGATTTTAAATCACAATTTAATAAATCTTTTAGTTGTTCTTGCCAGTTATTTTCCATATCTCTTCTTTTTTAAAATTCTTAAATTATATCTACTTTTACCAATATTTTCTTATAATATTCCTTTTAAACAAAAGGATAAAACTTTATGACTTGTAAATATTTTGGGCTTTGTGCCTCTTGTACACTCTATAATAAAACTTATGAAGAGCAACTAAACTATAAAATAGCTAGAGAAAAAGATAGATTTTCATCTTTGATTGATTTTTCAAAAATAGCTTTAGATATTATAAAAAGCAAAGATTCAAACTTTAGAAATAGAGCAGAATTTAGAGTTTGGTGGGAAAAAGATGAAAATGAGCAAAAAGATATTTTAACTTACGCTATGAATGATTTTAATAAAGAGATTCTTAAAATTGACTCATGTGAGATTGTAAGCGAAGATATAAAAAATCTTATGCCAAAACTCTTAACTGAGCTTGAAAAATCTATGATTTTATCTTTTAGGCTTTTTGCTATTGAGTTTTTAGTTAGTTCAACTTCTGATATGCTTGTAACTTTGATTTATCACAAAAAACTTGAAGATGAGTGGATAAATCTTGCACGTGAAATTGAGCAAAAATTAAATATAAAAATAATTGGAAGAAGCAGAAAACAAAAAATAGTTTTAAGTAGCGATTTTATAAATGAGAGTTTAAATATAAATGGTCAAGAGTTCAAATTTGCCTATGAAGAGAATGGTTTTACTCAACCAAATACTTCTGTAAATATAAAAATGATTGAGTGGGTTTTAAACAATACAAAAGATTCAAATAAAGATTTATGTGAGCTTTATTGTGGTGGTGGAAATTTTACAATTCCACTATCTAAAAAATTCAGTAAAGTATTAGCAACAGAGATTTCAAAAACATCTATAAAATCAGCTTTAAGAAATTGTGCTTTAAATAATATTGAAAATATAAATTTTATAAGAATGAGCTCTGAAGAGTTCGTTGAGGCTTTAAATGAAGTTCGAGCTTTTAATAGATTAAAAAATATAGATTTAAAATCTTATGATTTTGATACTATTTTTATGGATCCACCAAGAAGTGGACTTGATGATACCACAAGAGCTTTAGCAAAAAACTTTACTAATATAATATATATCTCTTGCAACCCACAAACTCTTCACAGAGACTTAGAAGAGCTTTTAAAAACTCACAAAGTATTAAGATTTGCCCTATTTGACCAGTTTGCATATAGTGAACATATTGAGTCTGGAGTTATTTTAAAAAAATTAAAATAGCATTTACAGATTTAATCTAATTTTAAGAAAAGTTATATAATAATTCTTTTATCAATTTAGGGTTGGATTCAATCCGAAGAGTTTAAAAGCTCTATGCTTGAACCTTTTTTATAAAAAGAGACAAGAAGGTTTTAGGTTGTAATATTTTAAAAAATATTGCAAATTGTTTAAAAATCTAAAAGGATTTATTATGAGAATTAATACAAACGTATCTTCACTTACAGCTCAAGAAGCTTCAACAAACACAAATAAATATATTTCTAACTCTTTAGAAAAACTTTCTTCTGGTTTAAAAATAAATAAAGCTTCTGATGATGCTTCTGGTCTTGCTATTGCTGATAAATTAAGAACTCAAGTTACATCTATTAATCAAGGTGTTGCAAATGGTAATTCTGCTGTTGCTTTACTTCAAATTGCTGATAAATCTATGGCTGAGCAATCAACTATTCTTGATACTATTAAAGCAAAACTAATTCAAGCAAATACTGATACAACTTCAACTGCTGGTAGAGTTGCTATTGCGAAAGACGTTACAAAACTTCTTGACCAATTAAATAATATTGCAAAACAAACTAACTATAATGGTACAGCTTTATTACAAGCAGCACCTGATTCAAGTACTGCTGGTATTGCAAAATCTGAAGGATTAAAATTCCAAATTGGTGAAAGTACTTCTGATATTATTGAAACTAAAACTATCCAAGCTAACGTTACAGGACTAGAGCTTACTACTCTTAAAACTGCTGCTTCTACTGGAGCAAATGCTACTCTTGGTGCTGATGGTAAATATACTGGTACAGTATTTACAAAAGCGAATGCAAGTGCTGGTCAAGCTGCAATAGATAAAGCTATTACTCAATTAAATGGATATAGAGGAGATATAGGTTCTACTCAAAACCAAGTTGAATCAGCTATTAGAAACTTGATGACTCAATCAACAAATATTAAAGCAGCCGAGTCTGTAATTAGAGACGTTGATTATGCACAAGAGTCTGCAAACTTTAATAAGTTGAATATCATTTCTCAAGCTGGATCTTATGCAATAAGTCAAGCTAATGCTACTCAACAAAATGTTCTAAGACTACTTCAATAGTTAATTAGTCTTAAGTTCTCTTTTATTAAAAAGTGGGGATTTTTCTCCACTTTTTTCAATTTTAATTTTAATTTAAACTAATTTTATGAATTAGTTTGCAATAATTGTGTCATTAAGTTTTATTTACACCAAAATAAACCAAAACTAAGGACATATTTATGAAAATTAATACGAATGTTTCATCTTTAACAGCTCAAGAAGCAGCAACAAATACTAATAATAGTATTAAAAACTCTTTAGAGAAACTTTCTACTGGATTAAAAATCAATAAAGCTAGTGATGATGCTTCTGGTCTTGCTATTGCTGATAAATTAAGAACTCAGGTTACTTCTATAAATCAAGGTATCGCAAACGGTAACTCTGCTGTTGCTTTACTTCAAATTGCTGATAAATCTATGGCTGAGCAATCAACTATTCTTGATACTATTAAAGCAAAACTAATTCAAGCAAATACTTCAACTACATCAACTGCTGGTAGAGTTGCTATTGCAAAAGATGTTAACAAACTATTAGATCAGTTAAATAACATTGCAAACCAAACTAACTATAATGGAACTGCTCTTTTACAAGCTGGTATGGGAACAGCAGCAGCTTCAAAAAATGCAACTGAAGGTTTAAGTTTCCAAATTGGAGAGAGTACAAGCGATATGATTAGTACAAATACTATTCAATCAAATATTACTGGATTGAGTCTTGATACTCTAAAATCTAATGTATCTGCAGGTGCACTATACAATGCAACTCCTGGTTTCACACAAGTTGCTGGTGCTGTTGCATTTACAAGAGAAATGGCATCTGGTGGACAAAGATTAATTGATAATGCTATTACTCAATTAAATGGATATAGAGGAGATATAGGTTCTACTCAAAACCAAGTTGAATCAGCTATTAGAAACTTAATGACTCAAGCAACAAATATTAAAAATGCAGAATCTGTTTTAAGAGATGTTGATTATGCACAAGAGTCTGCAAACTTTAATAAGCTAAATATCATTTCTCAAGCTGGTTCATACGCTATTAGTCAATCTAACGCTGTTTCACAAAACGTTCTTAGACTACTTCAGTAGTCTAAGATTAGTAAAATTTAATGTGTAGTTTATATTTCATATACTATTAGTTTATTTTTTAAAAAGATTTGAAACTTTTTTTGTTTCAAGTCTTTATTAATCTTTCTATACATAAAATATAGTCATTTATTAGATTCTCAATTTGTGAAGAGAAGATACTTTTTATTTTATTAACCTTTTTATACTCTTGATTTATCTTTATATCATTAAAATGGTAGTTTAAATAAGGTACTACAATTTCATAATAATTTAGAAGAACTTTGTATAGAGGTAAAATCTTTTGTTTTTCAATATTTTGAATAAGAGATATTAACTCTGTATTTAACTCATCATAATTAGAAAAATCTTTCTCTTTTATAAGGTTTAAGTGATTAATTGTAATATTATTTATAAATTCAATATTCTTACTTTGTTCTTCTTTTTCTAAATTATTTAAAAAGATTTGAGAAAAATTATTTAAAATATTTTTAAAATTTAGTGATTTTTTATCTATATTTTTTAAATTATTTATCTCAATTTCATCTATGTTTAAAGGAATTGTACCTTCAAAAAAAGCTCCATTTTGAGATAAATTATAAATGCTTACATCTTTTTCTTTTTTTACTATTTTTTTCTCAACTTCTTTGATAGAACCATAGTAAAACTCAATAGTTTTAACTTCTTTTTTCATATTTCCTTTAACTTTAACAATACTTTTATCACTTAATTTTTCATCAACTCTTTCTTTATTAATATCTATTTTTGAAACTCCAGATGCTGCTTCACTTGAGTGTGTTTCACCTGTTTTTTGGTTTAAAGCTAAGTCAAGTCCAACTAAATATATATTTTTTGCATTTAATTGCAAAATTATATCTATAGTAAGCTCGCCAATACTAAAACCATCAAAACAGTAATTATCTGTAAAAAATGCTTCATAAGTTTCAAAAATAAAAAGATTTTTATCTTTTAAAGCCTCCAAAGTTTTAGATGTTGTAAAAGATGATGCCAAAAAAGATGTATTTGAATCTATTTTTTCCATAATCTCATCTGGAAACTGTCTTCTTTTTAACCATTTTTGTTCATCAACAGTAGTTACCAAATCTACTTTAACTCCTGCATATAAAAGCTTTTTATAAACTGATCCTATAGTTACTATAAAGAATTTATCTTGATTTTGTTTTATCCACTCTAAATTATCATCTAAAGATGGTCCAGCTGCAATATATAAGATTGGAATATCTTTTAAACTTTCTAAATTTTCTTTAATTTTATTAAAAAGTACAAATTTATATCCATCTTCTATGGCTTTTGTAGTTTTATTTACATAAGTATATAAATATCTTGTAAAATCATAACTTGATGCCTTTCTTAAAAATGTATGTGAAAGTAATAAATCATAAAATTTTTTTGAATTTGATCCTAAAGTTGAAAACTTTAAAAGATAGTTTTCTAGATGTCCCACATTTAGAAATTTATCAATCTTGCTCTCAATTTGTTTTGTCTCTTCCATAATTGAAAAAATAACACCGCTATTTTTTGCAAGAATTGTATAATCTACTGTAAACAAGGATAACCTAAAGATCTCCAAACTCTCTTCAAGAACTAAATATATTTCAGCATCAATTTTTTGTGCAATTTTTGGTATATGTCTTCCTAAAAAAACACCCAAAAAAGCAAATTTACTAATGCTTTTGTATCTTTTATTTTGATATGTATCTAAATAATCATTTAAAGCACTAGAATACTCTTTCATCATATTTTGAATTAAAGAACTATATTCACCTTTAAATTGATAATTTATATCAATCGTAGGAGAGTCTTTATATTTAAAATAACCCTCTGCATTGAATATAGCCTTTTTACCATCTACTTGTAGCTCTCTAACTAAGGAATCATTTGTTTTTTTTGGGTTTTTACCATACAAATAACTATTTGTGACCTTATCAAAAGCATCAAAATCTCCATTCTCCATAACAAATTCCAACTCGTATCTCTCTTGATATTCACCTGTTTCTATCATTCTTGATAGATTTTCAACTCTTTGATATAGTTCATTGTCATACTCATTTAAAAATACCATATTTGCTAAAAAAGTTGTTGTAAGTGCATTTTGTAGTTGGATTTGAGCTTGCGTCATATTTTACCTTTTAGAATTTGAATTATTTAATAAGTTTATATATTTTTTATAAAAGCCATATTATAGCTTATAAATATAAATTAAATTTTATATACAATATATACAAATATTGCTAAAATCTTGCACAAAAATTTGAAAGAAAAAAATGGATAAACAAAAACAACTAGAAGAGTTACAAAAAACTTTAAGCCAAATATATCTTAAAAATATAGAATTTTTCAAAAAAAATCATTTAAATATTTATGAAAAAATAGTTTTTTTCGAGAAACAAAATATCCAAAATTACTCTTTAGAGTTTATAAATGATGAATTTAAACTATTAGATTTAAAAACAAAACAAAATTTATATAAAAAAGAGCCTTTTAGTGACTCTTTAAATAGAGTAAATAACTTTTCACTTTCAAATGCTTTTACTCTTATAAAAATGGAGCAATTGATCAAAAAAAATCATTATGAAGGTGAGATAAATAGTTATATATATTTAAATGAATATATAAAAAAGTTTGAAAATATTGAGATAAAAATCAATAAATTTATATTTATAGGGACTTTACTTGGAGTTCATTTAAATGATTTTCACAATAGTTTAAATGCTAAAAGTTATTTAATAATTGAGCCAAATATTGAAATTTTTAGATTATCTTTGTTTTTGTGTGACTATGAATCTTTAAGTAAAAATTCAAAACTATTTTTTGCTATAAGTGAAGATAGTTTTAATTTAGAAAATATCACCAAAAAGTTTTTAGAAGATAGATATGAATTAAATCATCTAATTCATTTTGAATTATCAAATCAAAACAACTCATATTTAATAGAAGAGTTACAAAATATTTTTATTCATAGTTCTCAAATGCGTTATCCTTTTAGTGATTTTATAATAAGTCTCAAAAGAGGATATAACTACTTTTTTGAAGAGAAAAAAAGTATTATAAATCTATCACAAAATCAAAACTTATTTAAAAATAAAAAAATTCTTTTTTTAGGAGCTGGAGTATCTTTGGCAAAAAATCTAGAGTGGATTTATCTAAATCAAGATAAATTTATAATAGTAGCTTCAAGTGCTGTTTTAAAACACCTTAGAATTTTGGAGATCATTCCAGATATTATTTTAGCTATTGATGGTCAAAAAGAAACAATGCTTGAGCAGTTTAATACAGATTCTAAAATGTATAAAGACTCTATAATTTTAGCTTCAATCAAACTTGATTGCGAACTATTTTTAAAACTAAAAGATACAAAAATCTTTTTTATGCAAAATGCTTTGGAGCTATTTTCAAACTATGGTTTTTTAAGTGGTGTTACTGTTGGAGATATTGGTATTGATATAATTGCAAAACTTGGAGCTAAAGAGATTTATCTTTTAGGAGTTGATGCAAGTGTTGATAGTAAAAATGGCAAAACTCATGTAGGAACTCATAAATCAAGTAGAAAATTAAATCTAAATGCAAAAAATAGTGGAGATTTTAGAACTGATATAATCTATGTAAAAGGAAATTTTGAAGAGAAAGTGCCTACTTTTAGAGAGTATTTAGAGATGATAGAGAGTGCTGAAGATATAATATTTAAACACTTTGAGTTTTCAAAGGTTTATAATTTAGGAAGTGGTGCATATTTTAAAGGTGCTACCCCTTTAAAAATAGAAAAATTAAAAAGTAATTTAGAGCAAATAGATAAAGAAATTTTTAAAACAGAAATGCTAGAAAATCTTAAAAAAATATCTAAACAAACATTAGAAGAAATTGATATAAAAGATATTCAAAAAGAGAAAAAAATACTTAAAAAACTAAATAGTAGAAAAATAGAAAAATTTCATCAAGAGTTTAAAATAGTTTTTGAAAAATATCCAAACTCTATGATTTGTAATATTTTTGATAGATTTTTTAAGCTTATATTGCCTTATAATCTTATTTTAAATAGCAATGAAGCAAATGAGATTTTAGAAAAACAAATTTTTGAAGTTTTGAGTAGTTTTAATAGTATATTTGATAAAATCGATGCAAAATTAAAAGGTAAAAAATGATTAGTCCTATCCAAACTGGTAAAACTTATGGTGTTCTTCATACTGAGAGCTTCTTCTCATTTTTGGGTTTTGCAAAAAAAGTAGGAAGTGATGAAACGCAAAAAGTAGATGTTTTTTTAGATGACAATCTAATTGATACTATAGAAGCAAATGAGTTTATACAAAAAATCGATGATATGTATGATGTTGAAAGCAAAGCTTTCACATATAATCTACCAACACAATATATAGGTAAAAAAGCTATTATATCTTTTAAAAATCATCATTCTGGGGAAGAACTTCTAAACTCTCCATATACTTTGATTGATAAAAATCATGAAAAATTTAATGAAGCTAAATTTTTACATAGTCTATCTGAACCTTTAAGCGAAGAGTTAAGAAATATGTATAAACCAAATTGTGTAGGATTTTTGGCTACAAAAGAGAATTTGGAAGATGAGGAGTTTGTAGAATATATAAATAAAATAATAAAAGATTTTCCAGAGTATGATTTTAAGGCTTTATATTTTGATAAGAATTCAATAAAGGAGATAAAAGAGAAGTTTCAACATAGCAATTTAAATTTAATAGAACTAAAAAGTGCAAAAGATATTTTTGAAAACTTGGAAGTGTATTTAAGCAATTATGAAAAAACATTTAAAGATAGATTTGAAATGCCTATTATGAATCTTTTAAGATATAAATCTAACGATATAGCATTATTACCTTTGGGTCTTAATAGAGATAAATATCTTACTTTAAGAGAGTTTGAAAATCAAAATAAAGCATATTTCCAAAAACTACTAAATAATCTTGAATATTTAGGTTTCAATAAAGATGATATAGATAAATATGGAAATAGTTTTAATGCAATAAGTTTTAAATCATATAGTGAAAAATATAATATAAATATAAATTTTAATTTAGATGAATCTTCTAGAATAGCTTATATTTATTATAATTTAAAATTAGGTTATAAAAATCATATTTATTTTAAAGAAATTATAAATAGAGTAAAAAAATCCATAGAAGAACAAAAATGAGTGAACATAAAATACTACATGTGATGATTCTTGATAAATTTTTAGCTTCCTACATAGAATTTATAGATAAAAATTTTGGAAGAGAGAATCATCACTATGTATTTATCACGAGTGAAAAATATGAATATGGATTAACTCCTGAACACAAAGTAGAATTTTTGCATACAGATGATGATATATTTATAACTCTTTTAAAATATATGAAAATGGCAAAAAAAATTATACTTCATGGACTTTGGAGAGACAAAGTTGATATATTGCTCTATTTCAATCAAGAATTACTTAAAAAATGCTATTGGGTTATGTGGGGTGGGGATTTTTATTTTCCTGAAACTAAAAGTAACATTAGAAAAGAGATTATAAAAAATATGGGGTATTGTATTACATCAAATAATCAAGAATTTTTATACCTCAAAAATTGTTATGATACATCCGCAAAATCTTATGAATTTATATTTTATCCAATTAATTTATGTTTTACAAAACCTGAAACTACAACTAAGAATGTTGATAACAAAGTAATCCTTGTAGGAAATTCAGCTACAGAAACAAATAGGCACTTAGAAATATTTTATATTTTAAAAAATTATTCTAATATTAGCATAGTAGTTCCTCTTTCATATGGTAATAGCAATTATAAAACACAAATTATTGCGGAAGGTCAGAAAATTTTTGGAAATAGATTCAAACCAATTTTAGATTTAATGACATATGATGATTATATTGATTTACTTAAAACTATAGATATAGCAATTTTTAACAACAATAGGCAACAAGCTGGTGGAAATATTTTAACTTTATTAGGACTTGGTAAAACTATCTATTTATCTGATGAAAACTTATTAAGTAAATTTTGTTTTGATAAAGGTTTAAAATTTAATAATATAAAATCTATTTATGATAATTTAAACGAAATATCTACAAAAGATAAAATTAAAAACTACATGATTATCAAAGAGTATTGTTCAGAACATAAATCATATCTGGAATGGAAAAAAATTTTTGAATGAAATTATAAATGTAACAAAAACCTATCTACCGAATAAAGAAAAATATTTAAAATATATCGATGTGATATATGAAAATGGTTGGATTACAAACAATGGTCCATTAGTTCAAAAACTAGAAAAAAAATTAGCAAAATATCTTGGAGTTAAAAATATTGTATTAGTTGCAAATGGTACAGTTGCTTTGGAAATAGCGTATAGAACATTAGAATTAAAAGGTTTCGCTATAACTACTCCTTTTAGTTTTGTAGCTACTACAAGTTCACTTGTTACAAATCAACTTTTACCTATTTTTGCTGATATAAACCCAAATAGCTTAAATATTGATCCAAGAAAAATAGAAAAGCAAATTACTAAAAATACATCTGCTATAGTTGCTACTCATGTATTTGGAAATCCTTGCAATGTAGAGGATATAAAAAAGATTGCAAAAAAATACAACCTAAAAGTAGTTTATGATGCAGCTCACGCTTTTGATGTAAAATATAAAAATACAAGTGTATTAAACTATGGAGATATTTCAACTCTTAGTTTCCATGCTACAAAACTTTTTCACACTATTGAAGGTGGAGCTTTGATCATAAATGATGATGAGCTTGTGCAAAAAGCTAGATATCTTATTAACTTTGGAATTAAAAATCAAGAAGAGATCCCTCACTTGGGAACAAATGCAAAAATGAATGAATTTGAAGCTGCGATGGGGCTTTGTATTCTTGATGATATAGAAAAGATAAAAGAAAAACGAAAAGTTATTTTGGAAAAGTATAGAAAAGAATTAAAAGATTTAGTTCAATTTCAAAAGCAAAATGCAAATGCAATAGAAAACTACAGTTACTTTCCTGTAGTTTTTAAAAATGAAGAGCAACTTTTAAAAGTACAAAAAGCTTTAAGCAAAAAAAATATATTCCCTAGAAGATATTTTTATCCTTCACTTGATACACTTGATTATATAGAACCAAAACAAGAGTGCAAAATATCAAGAGATATAAGCAAAAGGATACTTTGTTTGCCTATTTATGCAGAACTTGAACAAAACATCCAAGATACTATTATTGAAATAATAAAGGATAATTTATAATGACATTAGCAATAATGCAACCATATCTTTTCCCATATATTGGCTATTGGCAACTTATAAATGCTGTGGACACTTTTGTAATATATGATGATGTAAATTTTATAAAACAAGGTTATATAAATAGAAATTCTATATTGTCAAATGGAAAATCGCAACAATTTACATTAGAATTAATAGGGGCAAGCTCGAATAAACTTATAAAAGAAATAGAGATTGGAAATAATGCAAATAAAATTTTAAAAACTATTAAACAATCTTATATAAAAGCTCCTCTTTTTGAAAATGTAATAATTTTATTAGAAGAAATATTAACTAACAAAGAAAAAAATTTAGCAAAGTATATTGGTTATTCTTTAGAAAAAATATCTCAGTATTTAGAAATAAATACTAATTTTGTGTACTCGAATAATATAAAAAAAGATATTAATTTAAAGGCTCAAGATAAGATTATAGATATTTGTAAAAATCTAAATGCTAGAAAATATATAAATACTATAGGTGGACAAGAACTATATAATAAAGAAATATTTAAAGAAAATGGAATTGAATTGAATTTTTTAAAAACAGAATTAGTTGAATATAAACAGTTTAAAAATGATTTTATACCGTATCTGTCAATTATTGATATTTTAATGTTTAATAAAAAGAGTGATATTAGAATTATCCTAGATAGATATGAATTAATATAAAATGGAGTTGTAATGTTTAAAAAATTTTATTTAAAATTACTTAGAACTCTTATGAAAAAATTTTATAAATCTCATTTACTCAAAAAAATATATGGATTTCTTATAAAAG
Protein-coding regions in this window:
- the trmA gene encoding tRNA (uridine(54)-C5)-methyltransferase TrmA, encoding MTCKYFGLCASCTLYNKTYEEQLNYKIAREKDRFSSLIDFSKIALDIIKSKDSNFRNRAEFRVWWEKDENEQKDILTYAMNDFNKEILKIDSCEIVSEDIKNLMPKLLTELEKSMILSFRLFAIEFLVSSTSDMLVTLIYHKKLEDEWINLAREIEQKLNIKIIGRSRKQKIVLSSDFINESLNINGQEFKFAYEENGFTQPNTSVNIKMIEWVLNNTKDSNKDLCELYCGGGNFTIPLSKKFSKVLATEISKTSIKSALRNCALNNIENINFIRMSSEEFVEALNEVRAFNRLKNIDLKSYDFDTIFMDPPRSGLDDTTRALAKNFTNIIYISCNPQTLHRDLEELLKTHKVLRFALFDQFAYSEHIESGVILKKLK
- a CDS encoding flagellin, coding for MRINTNVSSLTAQEASTNTNKYISNSLEKLSSGLKINKASDDASGLAIADKLRTQVTSINQGVANGNSAVALLQIADKSMAEQSTILDTIKAKLIQANTDTTSTAGRVAIAKDVTKLLDQLNNIAKQTNYNGTALLQAAPDSSTAGIAKSEGLKFQIGESTSDIIETKTIQANVTGLELTTLKTAASTGANATLGADGKYTGTVFTKANASAGQAAIDKAITQLNGYRGDIGSTQNQVESAIRNLMTQSTNIKAAESVIRDVDYAQESANFNKLNIISQAGSYAISQANATQQNVLRLLQ
- a CDS encoding flagellin, with product MKINTNVSSLTAQEAATNTNNSIKNSLEKLSTGLKINKASDDASGLAIADKLRTQVTSINQGIANGNSAVALLQIADKSMAEQSTILDTIKAKLIQANTSTTSTAGRVAIAKDVNKLLDQLNNIANQTNYNGTALLQAGMGTAAASKNATEGLSFQIGESTSDMISTNTIQSNITGLSLDTLKSNVSAGALYNATPGFTQVAGAVAFTREMASGGQRLIDNAITQLNGYRGDIGSTQNQVESAIRNLMTQATNIKNAESVLRDVDYAQESANFNKLNIISQAGSYAISQSNAVSQNVLRLLQ
- a CDS encoding 6-hydroxymethylpterin diphosphokinase MptE-like protein, with protein sequence MTQAQIQLQNALTTTFLANMVFLNEYDNELYQRVENLSRMIETGEYQERYELEFVMENGDFDAFDKVTNSYLYGKNPKKTNDSLVRELQVDGKKAIFNAEGYFKYKDSPTIDINYQFKGEYSSLIQNMMKEYSSALNDYLDTYQNKRYKSISKFAFLGVFLGRHIPKIAQKIDAEIYLVLEESLEIFRLSLFTVDYTILAKNSGVIFSIMEETKQIESKIDKFLNVGHLENYLLKFSTLGSNSKKFYDLLLSHTFLRKASSYDFTRYLYTYVNKTTKAIEDGYKFVLFNKIKENLESLKDIPILYIAAGPSLDDNLEWIKQNQDKFFIVTIGSVYKKLLYAGVKVDLVTTVDEQKWLKRRQFPDEIMEKIDSNTSFLASSFTTSKTLEALKDKNLFIFETYEAFFTDNYCFDGFSIGELTIDIILQLNAKNIYLVGLDLALNQKTGETHSSEAASGVSKIDINKERVDEKLSDKSIVKVKGNMKKEVKTIEFYYGSIKEVEKKIVKKEKDVSIYNLSQNGAFFEGTIPLNIDEIEINNLKNIDKKSLNFKNILNNFSQIFLNNLEKEEQSKNIEFINNITINHLNLIKEKDFSNYDELNTELISLIQNIEKQKILPLYKVLLNYYEIVVPYLNYHFNDIKINQEYKKVNKIKSIFSSQIENLINDYILCIERLIKT
- a CDS encoding 6-hydroxymethylpterin diphosphokinase MptE-like protein; its protein translation is MDKQKQLEELQKTLSQIYLKNIEFFKKNHLNIYEKIVFFEKQNIQNYSLEFINDEFKLLDLKTKQNLYKKEPFSDSLNRVNNFSLSNAFTLIKMEQLIKKNHYEGEINSYIYLNEYIKKFENIEIKINKFIFIGTLLGVHLNDFHNSLNAKSYLIIEPNIEIFRLSLFLCDYESLSKNSKLFFAISEDSFNLENITKKFLEDRYELNHLIHFELSNQNNSYLIEELQNIFIHSSQMRYPFSDFIISLKRGYNYFFEEKKSIINLSQNQNLFKNKKILFLGAGVSLAKNLEWIYLNQDKFIIVASSAVLKHLRILEIIPDIILAIDGQKETMLEQFNTDSKMYKDSIILASIKLDCELFLKLKDTKIFFMQNALELFSNYGFLSGVTVGDIGIDIIAKLGAKEIYLLGVDASVDSKNGKTHVGTHKSSRKLNLNAKNSGDFRTDIIYVKGNFEEKVPTFREYLEMIESAEDIIFKHFEFSKVYNLGSGAYFKGATPLKIEKLKSNLEQIDKEIFKTEMLENLKKISKQTLEEIDIKDIQKEKKILKKLNSRKIEKFHQEFKIVFEKYPNSMICNIFDRFFKLILPYNLILNSNEANEILEKQIFEVLSSFNSIFDKIDAKLKGKK
- a CDS encoding TDP-N-acetylfucosamine:lipid II N-acetylfucosaminyltransferase, producing the protein MSEHKILHVMILDKFLASYIEFIDKNFGRENHHYVFITSEKYEYGLTPEHKVEFLHTDDDIFITLLKYMKMAKKIILHGLWRDKVDILLYFNQELLKKCYWVMWGGDFYFPETKSNIRKEIIKNMGYCITSNNQEFLYLKNCYDTSAKSYEFIFYPINLCFTKPETTTKNVDNKVILVGNSATETNRHLEIFYILKNYSNISIVVPLSYGNSNYKTQIIAEGQKIFGNRFKPILDLMTYDDYIDLLKTIDIAIFNNNRQQAGGNILTLLGLGKTIYLSDENLLSKFCFDKGLKFNNIKSIYDNLNEISTKDKIKNYMIIKEYCSEHKSYLEWKKIFE
- a CDS encoding DegT/DnrJ/EryC1/StrS family aminotransferase, with the translated sequence MNEIINVTKTYLPNKEKYLKYIDVIYENGWITNNGPLVQKLEKKLAKYLGVKNIVLVANGTVALEIAYRTLELKGFAITTPFSFVATTSSLVTNQLLPIFADINPNSLNIDPRKIEKQITKNTSAIVATHVFGNPCNVEDIKKIAKKYNLKVVYDAAHAFDVKYKNTSVLNYGDISTLSFHATKLFHTIEGGALIINDDELVQKARYLINFGIKNQEEIPHLGTNAKMNEFEAAMGLCILDDIEKIKEKRKVILEKYRKELKDLVQFQKQNANAIENYSYFPVVFKNEEQLLKVQKALSKKNIFPRRYFYPSLDTLDYIEPKQECKISRDISKRILCLPIYAELEQNIQDTIIEIIKDNL
- a CDS encoding WbqC family protein, with protein sequence MTLAIMQPYLFPYIGYWQLINAVDTFVIYDDVNFIKQGYINRNSILSNGKSQQFTLELIGASSNKLIKEIEIGNNANKILKTIKQSYIKAPLFENVIILLEEILTNKEKNLAKYIGYSLEKISQYLEINTNFVYSNNIKKDINLKAQDKIIDICKNLNARKYINTIGGQELYNKEIFKENGIELNFLKTELVEYKQFKNDFIPYLSIIDILMFNKKSDIRIILDRYELI